Within Chlamydia pneumoniae TW-183, the genomic segment ACCCTCGCAACTCGTTTTCAATAAGCATCCTCAAATCAAAATTTCCTACCCCGAAGATCTAACGATTGCCCAAGCCCTCCTATGACTAAAGTAGCTCTTCTTATTGCTTATCAAGGAACTGCCTATTCAGGCTGGCAACAACAACCGAATGACCTATCGATTCAGGAGGTTATTGAAAGTTCCCTAAAGAAAATTACTAAAACTCGCACTCCACTAATTGCCTCTGGGAGAACCGACGCAGGCGTCCATGCCTACGGGCAAGTGGCGCATTTCCGAGCTCCTGATCACCCTCTATTTGCAAACGCGAACCTTACAAAAAAAGCCCTCAATGCGATTCTCCCTAAAGATATTGTAATCAGAGATGTTGCTTTGTTTGATGATAATTTCCATGCACGCTATCTTGCCATTGCTAAAGAATATCGTTATTCCCTATCAAGACTTGCCAAACCTCTTCCCTGGCAGCGCCATTTCTGTTATACCCCTCGCCACCCTTTTTCTACAGAGCTCATGCAGGAAGGTGCGAACCTGCTTATAGGAACTCATGACTTTGCCTCTTTTGCAAATCATGGCAGGGACTATAACTCTACAGTACGAACGATCTATACCCTGGATATTGTAGATAAAGGAGATTCTCTCTCCATAATATGCAGAGGAAATGGCTTCCTTTATAAGATGGTACGGAATCTTGTAGGAGCCCTTTTAGATGTGGGGAAAGGAGCGTATCCACCTGAACATCTCCTAGATATCTTAGAACAGAAAAATCGTAGAGAAGGACCTTCGGCGGCTCCTGCCTACGGCCTTTCTTTACACCACGTATGCTATTCCTCTCCCTACAATAACTTCTGTTGTGAGCAATGCTCTGTTAGCACGTCAAACGAAGGATAAGAGAAAAATTCTTTGCCTTTAAGTTCAGGGTAATCTTCAGGGGTGATCTCCGCCATCGAATTGATACATACTAAAGTTGCTGGAATCTTGGAGAGCGCCCGAAGCCCCTTCACAGAATCTTCAAATCCTATAACTTTCATTCCTTCACGAGCAAACGTCCGATACGCGTAGTCATAACTATCTCCGTAAGGCTTAGGGCGTGCATAATTTTCTCGGGTGACCCAGAACAAAAATTTATTTAAAATTGGATACATAGTACGTAGTGTGTGCGTGGCATCTCTTGGAGAGTTAGTTACAACTCCAAATGTTTTATTCAAAGACAAGACAAGCTCGATGAAAGCTTCGACTCCAGGCATCAGAGCAGGACCTGCGTGTTCTAAGGACTTGTAGTAAATCTGCAGTCGTTTTGCAAAGATCTCCGCCATGTACTCTTGTGCTTGGGGATATTGTTCTATAAACTTTTTGCTAAAAATTTCTGTTCCTAAGGTAGTATGACTATAATAGGTAGAAAAATCCCAATGCACTTCTAAAGAAAATTCAGCACAGGCTTGTAAAAATGCACGATAAAAACAAGGTTCTGTATCTACAAGCAAACCATCTAAATCAAAAAAGAAAACGTCATAATCCTCTAAATACATACCACTCCTCAAACACAACTGAAACTCGTCGCTTACCAACATACTATAAATCCAACATTGTCTTAAAAATGATTTTACGGATCTCCACCGTAAGCCTTCTTACAAGTTGCTCCTTCTCGAAAAATTCTCGTACCTGTTTCGTCACTCCAGAACGCATTACCTCACAAAAAGACTGCCCCGTCCTTCTCCATCCAAAAAGCACTACGATTTCTCCCCCTCTCTATGACTGGATCCCCCCAAATAGAGAGGTAATCACCGCCTATTCTTTCTACTGCCGAGGTCAAGGAAACTCTATCATAACTCCCGAAGGGGTTCTCTATGATTGTGATGGACTCCATCACAGCATAACTAAAGAAGAGTTCCGTTATATCCATCCTAGATTGATTGAGGTAGTACGACTCTTGCAACAAGATCACCCTAAAGTCTCTATTATTGAAGCCTTTTGTTGTCCTAAACACTTTCATTTTTTAGAAGCCTCAGGAATCTCACTCTCTCAACTCCATCTCCAAGGTACTGCAGCTACCTTCGCTCTAGATCCTCCCCTCCCCATGGAGAAACTCTTGGCAACTATAAAGAAACTGTATAAAAAAAACTCCGATCCTTCTCTCTCTAATTTTATCGTTACAGAAGCTACACTGACCAATCCAGAACTGCGACTCACGCAACAAGATCTCGGCTCGCATACAGAAATTACTGTAGAAATTCTCGATAATCTACAAAACAAAGAGACTCTTTCCTCCGCATAAGAGATTTCTCTTGCGATAATTAGAACAGAAACCGTACATTCGTGGCTCACTTTATGCCGGTGTGGCGGAATGGTAGACGCGGTAGACTCAAAATCTACTCTTAGCAATAAGGTGTTGGTTCGAGTCCGATCACCGGCATAATTCTTTCTTTTTTCAGGTTGCCAATAAATTGTTTTG encodes:
- the truA gene encoding tRNA pseudouridine(38-40) synthase TruA — encoded protein: MTKVALLIAYQGTAYSGWQQQPNDLSIQEVIESSLKKITKTRTPLIASGRTDAGVHAYGQVAHFRAPDHPLFANANLTKKALNAILPKDIVIRDVALFDDNFHARYLAIAKEYRYSLSRLAKPLPWQRHFCYTPRHPFSTELMQEGANLLIGTHDFASFANHGRDYNSTVRTIYTLDIVDKGDSLSIICRGNGFLYKMVRNLVGALLDVGKGAYPPEHLLDILEQKNRREGPSAAPAYGLSLHHVCYSSPYNNFCCEQCSVSTSNEG
- a CDS encoding HAD family hydrolase is translated as MYLEDYDVFFFDLDGLLVDTEPCFYRAFLQACAEFSLEVHWDFSTYYSHTTLGTEIFSKKFIEQYPQAQEYMAEIFAKRLQIYYKSLEHAGPALMPGVEAFIELVLSLNKTFGVVTNSPRDATHTLRTMYPILNKFLFWVTRENYARPKPYGDSYDYAYRTFAREGMKVIGFEDSVKGLRALSKIPATLVCINSMAEITPEDYPELKGKEFFSYPSFDVLTEHCSQQKLL